Proteins found in one Rhodothermus sp. genomic segment:
- a CDS encoding DUF2249 domain-containing protein, with product MATQTEKILDVRPIPPREKHTTIFAAFDALAPGEAFVLVNDHDPVPLRYQFEFERSGQFIWEYLEQGPEVWRVRITRVSS from the coding sequence ATGGCCACGCAGACGGAAAAGATTCTTGATGTGCGGCCGATTCCGCCGCGTGAGAAGCATACAACGATCTTTGCCGCATTTGATGCACTGGCACCGGGTGAGGCGTTCGTGCTGGTGAACGACCACGACCCGGTGCCGCTGCGTTACCAGTTCGAGTTCGAGCGCAGTGGGCAGTTTATCTGGGAGTATCTGGAGCAGGGGCCGGAGGTCTGGCGCGTACGCATTACCCGCGTATCGTCATGA
- a CDS encoding helix-turn-helix transcriptional regulator — MSTWTLVGSETKRHLLQLMKRRGRLTLDEAVTATGLTRSTLREHLMQLERDGLVQHATERQKRGRPRLLYRLTPAGERLFPNRDGELLARLLQFLKAEGAEKLLQRFFEQYWNDRLQVIRQRLKQAQAHTLEDRLAMLRDFLEEEGFMPEIVFSEQGLEIRECNCPFAETVRHTRLPCYLEARFFERLLGQKAKRVAYIPESSPACRYTFNEHPSNG, encoded by the coding sequence ATGAGCACCTGGACGCTTGTAGGTTCCGAGACGAAGCGCCATCTGTTGCAGCTGATGAAACGACGGGGTCGGCTCACGCTCGACGAAGCCGTGACCGCCACTGGGCTGACTCGCTCCACACTCCGGGAGCACCTGATGCAACTGGAACGTGATGGCCTGGTGCAACACGCTACCGAGCGTCAGAAGCGCGGACGTCCCCGGTTGCTTTACCGCCTGACACCGGCTGGCGAACGGCTTTTCCCAAATCGAGACGGGGAATTGTTAGCCCGGCTCCTGCAGTTCCTCAAAGCGGAGGGAGCTGAAAAGCTGCTGCAGCGCTTTTTTGAGCAGTACTGGAACGACCGCCTGCAGGTAATTCGACAACGGCTAAAGCAGGCGCAGGCTCACACCCTGGAAGACCGTCTGGCCATGTTGCGGGATTTTCTGGAAGAAGAAGGTTTTATGCCTGAGATCGTATTTTCAGAACAGGGGCTGGAGATTCGCGAGTGCAACTGTCCCTTCGCCGAAACGGTCCGCCATACCCGGCTGCCCTGCTATCTGGAGGCCCGCTTTTTCGAGCGGTTACTGGGTCAGAAGGCTAAGCGTGTGGCATACATTCCCGAGAGCAGTCCAGCCTGTAGGTACACGTTCAACGAGCACCCATCCAACGGGTGA
- a CDS encoding acetamidase/formamidase family protein — protein MMKVLHVAWLPVLLGVGVACRPIPTPTVPEPQYRLTAEQTHNKFSRRIAPVLRVPAGAIIELELKEATDGQLTPTSTADDILRVSFDPIHPLTGPIYVEGAEPGDVLAVTIHRIELEGWGWAGIFPGFGFLADTFTEPFLKIFQFDPTAQTVDFGRGFRIPLRPFPGVIGVAPDTDSLLSTIPPRANGGNMDNPFLTVGTTVYLPVFVEGALLSLGDPHAAQGLGEVSGTAIEAPMRVVIEVQVLKDRSIPEPQYETDAYYAVTAFATTLDEAARKATRYMIDHLVQTYGLRPEEAYILCSLAGELHIAEVVDVPHVLVAMHLPKTVLPSPEARN, from the coding sequence ATGATGAAGGTCCTGCACGTTGCGTGGCTTCCGGTACTACTGGGGGTGGGCGTTGCCTGCCGGCCTATTCCGACACCGACGGTTCCCGAGCCCCAGTATCGCCTGACGGCCGAACAGACCCATAATAAATTCAGCCGTCGAATTGCTCCGGTGCTACGCGTTCCCGCGGGGGCGATCATTGAATTGGAGCTCAAAGAAGCGACCGACGGCCAACTAACGCCTACCTCCACAGCTGACGACATACTTCGGGTCAGTTTTGACCCGATTCATCCGCTTACGGGGCCCATCTACGTGGAAGGCGCAGAGCCCGGTGACGTGTTGGCCGTCACCATTCACCGGATCGAGCTGGAAGGATGGGGCTGGGCGGGCATCTTTCCTGGCTTTGGTTTTCTGGCCGACACGTTTACCGAGCCTTTCCTGAAAATCTTTCAGTTTGATCCCACCGCCCAGACGGTCGATTTTGGCCGGGGTTTTCGCATTCCCCTGCGTCCTTTTCCCGGGGTGATTGGCGTAGCCCCAGACACAGACTCTCTGCTGTCTACGATTCCGCCCCGGGCCAACGGAGGCAATATGGACAATCCGTTTTTAACGGTCGGAACGACCGTCTACCTGCCCGTCTTTGTCGAAGGCGCCCTGCTCTCGCTGGGCGATCCCCATGCAGCTCAGGGACTGGGGGAAGTCAGCGGAACCGCCATAGAGGCGCCCATGCGGGTAGTAATCGAGGTACAGGTGTTGAAGGATCGCTCCATTCCAGAGCCGCAGTATGAGACCGATGCATACTATGCGGTCACGGCTTTTGCGACCACGCTGGATGAGGCGGCCCGTAAGGCGACCCGCTACATGATCGACCATCTGGTGCAGACCTATGGACTGAGACCAGAGGAGGCGTACATCCTTTGTTCGCTGGCAGGTGAGCTGCACATTGCCGAGGTGGTTGATGTGCCTCACGTACTGGTAGCCATGCACCTGCCCAAGACGGTGTTACCTTCTCCCGAGGCACGTAACTGA
- a CDS encoding nucleoside deaminase: MSEPEMFIREVIRRAIANVQAGGGPFAALVVYHGEILAVGTNRVTIDNDPTAHAEVVAIREACRRLGHFQLTGCDLYTSCEPCPMCLGAIYWARPSRVFYAATRHDAARAGFDDALIYEELQRSGPERRIPFIHVPDRDAWAPFRVWLDHPERIAY; the protein is encoded by the coding sequence ATGAGTGAACCTGAAATGTTCATTCGCGAAGTGATTCGTCGGGCTATAGCGAACGTTCAGGCGGGAGGTGGTCCGTTTGCCGCCCTGGTGGTGTACCACGGTGAAATTCTGGCCGTGGGTACGAATCGAGTTACGATCGATAACGACCCGACGGCCCACGCTGAAGTGGTGGCCATCCGCGAAGCCTGCCGCAGACTGGGACATTTCCAGCTAACAGGCTGCGACCTGTACACCTCGTGTGAGCCCTGTCCGATGTGCCTGGGGGCCATCTACTGGGCGCGTCCGTCTCGTGTATTCTATGCCGCCACTCGGCACGACGCGGCACGCGCTGGCTTTGATGACGCGCTGATCTATGAGGAACTCCAGCGATCAGGACCGGAACGCCGCATTCCTTTTATCCATGTGCCTGACCGCGACGCCTGGGCCCCGTTTCGGGTCTGGCTGGATCACCCGGAACGTATTGCGTACTGA
- a CDS encoding GWxTD domain-containing protein: MRRACCGCGWTVLLWGVLLFPMRLYAQSAAQLVDEGDDWLARGAYQEAEQTYREALTLDATYLPAYLGMVRLAIARKNWRKASKWAGQALQVDTSSLAAHYFLAISERERAQHQTPFQFVHRRTARKHFEWVLAHDSLYRDVLYQYALLYRQNADYPRAITLAEAQVRLRPELEEAAVGLFRLYQSFLNHVDLKQAGQWLAQHATGYARIFEAERLRRMGQLREAEATLRAQDPTVLAWPPQAIALIRARIWTARNRPDTVQAIIDRAIRTIDGPLAARFLFEDFKYIFNLQELATYRRLRTPEEYQAFFQTFWERRDPMPGRPVNIRLVEHYRRLLVAERDYVYDGPRLWHNNPDKFGELKLPPTYYLNHEFNDKGLIYIRHGPPDDRIVTVRGEVNPFRSGSLWRARTFDKGWVPNESWRYYRPRMDFHFVIDEGATGNNWRLTPVLANAQMIEDREIWGPPYSRIMSTLRTKWEIEAGLRPPRPTTLELFELREEMVAQSQTAYTRGLTSDQYRWPADLVPLALEVLPTAFRGDRGRTAVYVYYALPAAPFRKVTGRRSGYTRAEVGIAVHDTTWHPLVTRVQQRALPILPDPAAAINDFMVVSLAPGTYRLTLHSRSLEAERLQGSVQLELIVPDLDGPGLQMSDLLPAWRMEPATGNSRFVRNGWHLWPNPLRRFSVRQPVFLYFELYGLTPDVRGRTRYIVEYILRPTKPRKKFLGLFGRDDRPVLRLKSIHEDTRTDLSEHAELDVSRVDPGDYVLEVRITDQHTGVTVSRTLALTLRE; the protein is encoded by the coding sequence ATGCGAAGAGCATGCTGTGGATGCGGCTGGACGGTGCTGCTGTGGGGGGTGTTGCTTTTTCCAATGCGTCTTTATGCTCAGTCAGCCGCACAACTCGTCGATGAAGGAGACGACTGGCTGGCGCGGGGTGCCTATCAGGAAGCCGAGCAAACCTACCGCGAAGCGCTGACGCTGGATGCCACCTACCTACCTGCCTACCTGGGGATGGTACGTCTGGCCATAGCCCGCAAAAACTGGCGTAAAGCCAGCAAATGGGCCGGCCAAGCCCTTCAGGTCGATACCAGTAGCCTGGCAGCCCACTACTTTCTGGCTATCAGCGAGCGCGAGCGGGCGCAGCACCAGACGCCGTTCCAGTTTGTCCATCGCCGAACGGCGCGTAAACATTTCGAATGGGTGCTGGCCCACGACAGCCTCTATCGGGATGTTCTCTATCAGTATGCCCTCCTCTATCGTCAGAATGCCGATTACCCCCGGGCCATCACGCTGGCGGAAGCGCAGGTGCGGCTACGCCCCGAACTCGAAGAAGCCGCTGTTGGCCTTTTTCGCCTGTATCAGTCATTCTTGAACCATGTTGATCTGAAGCAAGCCGGACAATGGCTGGCGCAGCATGCCACCGGCTATGCCCGCATTTTTGAAGCCGAACGGCTGCGCCGCATGGGACAACTCCGCGAAGCCGAGGCCACGCTCCGTGCACAGGACCCCACGGTGCTTGCCTGGCCACCCCAGGCCATCGCATTGATCCGGGCTCGGATCTGGACAGCACGCAATCGTCCCGACACGGTACAGGCCATCATCGATCGCGCTATCCGTACCATCGACGGTCCACTGGCTGCGCGCTTTTTGTTTGAAGATTTCAAATACATTTTCAATCTGCAGGAGCTGGCAACCTATCGCCGGCTTCGAACCCCGGAAGAATACCAGGCCTTTTTCCAGACCTTCTGGGAACGGCGGGATCCCATGCCTGGCCGACCTGTCAACATTCGCCTGGTTGAACACTACCGTCGGTTGCTGGTAGCCGAACGCGATTACGTGTACGACGGTCCACGCCTCTGGCACAACAACCCGGATAAATTCGGGGAGCTGAAGCTACCTCCTACCTATTACCTGAACCACGAATTCAACGATAAAGGACTTATCTACATCCGGCACGGTCCACCGGATGACCGGATCGTAACGGTACGGGGCGAAGTCAATCCGTTCCGTTCAGGTTCGCTCTGGCGCGCGCGGACATTCGATAAGGGCTGGGTTCCGAACGAATCGTGGCGTTATTACCGGCCACGCATGGACTTCCATTTCGTCATTGACGAAGGCGCCACCGGTAACAACTGGCGCCTGACTCCAGTGCTGGCCAACGCGCAGATGATCGAAGACCGCGAAATCTGGGGGCCTCCCTATTCGCGCATTATGAGTACGCTACGCACAAAGTGGGAGATTGAAGCCGGCCTGCGCCCACCCCGGCCTACTACGCTGGAGCTGTTCGAATTGCGTGAGGAAATGGTAGCGCAGAGCCAGACGGCCTACACGCGGGGATTGACGTCCGATCAATACCGCTGGCCTGCCGACCTGGTGCCCCTTGCCCTGGAGGTGCTGCCCACAGCTTTTCGAGGCGATCGCGGACGCACAGCGGTGTACGTGTACTACGCGCTACCGGCTGCACCTTTCCGGAAAGTTACCGGACGCCGCAGCGGTTACACCCGGGCCGAAGTGGGTATCGCCGTACATGATACCACCTGGCATCCACTGGTTACCCGGGTGCAACAGCGCGCCCTTCCCATTCTGCCCGATCCAGCAGCCGCCATTAACGACTTCATGGTAGTGAGCCTGGCGCCCGGCACCTATCGGCTGACGCTGCACAGTCGCTCGCTCGAAGCCGAGCGCCTGCAGGGAAGTGTGCAGCTTGAACTCATCGTGCCAGACCTGGACGGGCCGGGTCTGCAGATGAGCGACCTCCTGCCGGCCTGGCGTATGGAGCCGGCTACAGGCAACAGCCGCTTTGTGCGTAACGGCTGGCATCTGTGGCCCAACCCCCTACGCCGCTTCTCTGTGCGCCAGCCTGTGTTCCTCTATTTTGAACTTTACGGCCTTACGCCCGACGTCCGGGGACGCACACGCTATATCGTCGAGTACATCCTGCGCCCCACAAAGCCTCGTAAAAAGTTTCTGGGCCTTTTTGGCAGAGACGACCGTCCCGTGCTACGCCTTAAAAGCATACACGAAGACACCCGGACTGACCTTAGCGAACATGCCGAGTTGGACGTCAGCCGCGTCGATCCAGGCGACTATGTGCTGGAAGTGCGCATTACCGACCAGCACACCGGCGTCACCGTCAGCCGCACGCTGGCACTTACGCTCCGCGAATAG
- a CDS encoding rhomboid family intramembrane serine protease, which yields MFLETPWTALLIIINLLVSGYALLIDPSLIDRWAFRPLHILRAREYYRMITAGFVHVGWAHLAFNMITLFFFGRPMEVLLGPVRFLLIYFGAELAGHGLSLWLHRHRPTYAAVGASGAISGLLFGYCLFFPFDRIYLFFFPVGIPAVLFAIGYVVLSIYAVRRGIEEGGIAHEAHLGGAVGGLLLTLLLEPRALPIFLRQLGL from the coding sequence ATGTTTCTGGAGACTCCTTGGACGGCGCTGCTTATCATAATTAACCTGCTGGTGAGTGGCTATGCATTGCTGATTGATCCATCGCTGATCGATCGGTGGGCATTTCGCCCGCTGCATATTCTGCGGGCTCGGGAGTACTATCGTATGATCACAGCTGGCTTTGTGCATGTAGGCTGGGCGCATCTGGCCTTCAACATGATCACACTTTTTTTCTTCGGGCGACCTATGGAGGTGCTGCTGGGGCCTGTGCGGTTTCTACTCATCTATTTTGGGGCCGAGCTGGCCGGACACGGCCTTTCGCTCTGGTTGCATCGCCATCGGCCTACCTATGCGGCCGTGGGCGCCTCGGGTGCTATCAGCGGGTTGCTCTTCGGCTACTGCCTGTTTTTCCCGTTTGATCGCATCTATTTGTTCTTTTTCCCGGTAGGCATTCCGGCCGTGTTGTTTGCCATCGGGTACGTGGTGCTTTCGATCTATGCCGTGCGTCGTGGTATCGAAGAAGGGGGGATTGCGCATGAAGCGCATCTGGGTGGGGCAGTGGGGGGGCTGCTCCTGACGCTATTGCTGGAGCCTCGAGCGCTACCCATTTTCCTGCGACAGCTGGGATTGTAG
- a CDS encoding MgtC/SapB family protein: MEMETSVSFATLALRLGTALAIGLMVGLQREFAHRQEQNARAGLFAGARTFTLISLLGATSGLAAELLQVPFVVLLTLAAVGALLTIAHYIGAQQGDIGLTTEMAGLLTFLIGLLCYLDRLVLAAALGVGLTWLLTLKPQTRLLAERISREDVYATLKFGLITVVLLPLLPDRSYGPPPFDVLVPREIWLMVVFISAISFLGYVLTQVLGARRGLGLTGLVGGLASSTALTLSMARRSHDWPKLTPTVAAAILLAWATMIVRLALILAILAPPLLKATALPLGLALLLGATYSAFLYRHRLPSPSASAPLRNPFELKPALLFGFLYAIILLLTSTAQLYLGASGLYVSSLLGGAADSDAVVLSVAQLSRTGTDLSLNIAARSIILAVVANTVVKAGLVWMLGVSSLRRPILIGLLFYSLPALLLVWMV, translated from the coding sequence ATGGAGATGGAAACCTCCGTGTCGTTTGCCACGCTGGCCCTGCGGCTGGGGACGGCATTGGCCATCGGGCTCATGGTGGGACTGCAACGAGAGTTTGCCCACCGACAGGAGCAGAATGCCCGGGCAGGCCTGTTTGCCGGCGCACGCACGTTCACCCTTATCAGCCTGCTGGGCGCCACCTCGGGACTGGCAGCCGAGCTGTTGCAGGTGCCGTTCGTCGTGCTCCTGACCCTGGCGGCTGTAGGCGCGCTTCTGACCATCGCCCACTATATTGGCGCCCAACAGGGCGACATCGGTCTGACTACCGAAATGGCAGGCCTGCTGACCTTTCTGATCGGGCTGCTCTGCTATCTGGACCGGCTGGTGCTGGCCGCTGCGCTGGGCGTCGGTCTGACGTGGCTACTTACGCTTAAACCGCAGACACGCCTGCTGGCCGAACGGATCTCGCGTGAAGATGTCTATGCTACCCTGAAGTTTGGCCTGATCACGGTGGTGTTGCTACCCCTGTTGCCTGACCGGAGCTACGGACCACCACCGTTCGATGTACTTGTACCACGCGAGATCTGGCTAATGGTCGTTTTTATTTCGGCCATCAGTTTCCTGGGCTATGTGTTGACTCAGGTGCTGGGCGCCCGTCGAGGCCTGGGCCTGACCGGCCTGGTGGGCGGACTGGCCTCCAGTACAGCCTTGACACTCAGCATGGCCCGACGTAGCCACGACTGGCCCAAGCTGACCCCGACGGTTGCCGCTGCCATTTTGTTGGCCTGGGCTACCATGATCGTACGCCTGGCCCTCATTCTGGCCATACTGGCTCCCCCGCTACTCAAAGCAACCGCCCTGCCCCTGGGCCTTGCACTGCTACTTGGCGCCACCTACAGCGCTTTCCTGTATCGCCATCGTCTGCCAAGCCCCTCTGCCAGCGCACCGCTGCGGAACCCATTTGAACTGAAGCCTGCCCTACTCTTTGGATTCCTGTACGCCATCATTCTGCTGCTGACCAGTACGGCTCAGCTTTATCTCGGTGCCTCGGGACTTTACGTATCGAGCCTTCTGGGTGGAGCAGCCGATAGCGACGCCGTTGTACTTTCAGTAGCCCAACTCAGTCGCACCGGCACCGACCTGTCCCTCAACATCGCCGCACGCTCTATCATCCTGGCAGTCGTGGCCAACACGGTGGTCAAAGCCGGACTGGTCTGGATGCTCGGCGTATCCTCCCTCCGCCGCCCCATCCTGATCGGCCTGCTCTTTTACAGCCTCCCAGCTCTCCTGTTGGTCTGGATGGTCTAA
- the purQ gene encoding phosphoribosylformylglycinamidine synthase subunit PurQ, protein MAVRFGILVFPGSNCDHDAYHAARHVAGQEARFIWHKETKLGDVDVVIVPGGFSYGDYLRPGAIARFSPIMQDVIRFAREGGPVIGICNGFQVLCESGLLPGVLLRNASLRFVCKYVHVRVEQTDTPFTNALQSGQVLRIPIAHGEGNYFAPPEVLERLEADGQVVFRYCEPDGRVTEAANPNGSVHNIAGIVNAQRNVLGMMPHPERCVETLLGSQDGLGIFQSLIRHVAGISV, encoded by the coding sequence ATGGCCGTTCGATTTGGCATTCTGGTATTCCCGGGCTCCAACTGCGACCACGACGCTTACCACGCTGCCAGACATGTCGCCGGTCAGGAGGCCCGTTTTATCTGGCATAAGGAGACGAAGCTGGGCGATGTGGATGTAGTGATCGTGCCCGGTGGTTTTTCGTATGGCGATTACCTGCGGCCCGGGGCCATTGCGCGTTTTTCGCCGATCATGCAGGACGTGATCCGGTTTGCGCGTGAGGGAGGTCCGGTGATCGGTATCTGCAACGGATTTCAGGTGCTTTGCGAAAGTGGCTTGTTGCCCGGTGTGCTATTGCGTAACGCATCGCTTCGTTTTGTTTGTAAGTACGTACACGTTCGCGTGGAGCAGACCGATACGCCTTTTACGAACGCCCTACAATCTGGCCAGGTCCTGCGTATTCCTATTGCGCATGGCGAGGGCAATTATTTTGCACCGCCGGAAGTGCTTGAGCGTCTGGAGGCGGATGGCCAGGTCGTATTTCGCTACTGTGAGCCGGACGGACGCGTTACGGAGGCGGCCAATCCAAACGGTTCGGTTCACAACATTGCCGGTATTGTGAATGCGCAGCGGAATGTGCTCGGCATGATGCCGCATCCAGAGCGCTGCGTGGAGACGCTCCTCGGCAGCCAGGATGGGCTGGGCATTTTTCAGTCGCTTATCCGGCACGTAGCAGGTATTTCGGTTTGA
- a CDS encoding YceI family protein: protein MRGFRFLLLPALLVLGAGFLQPTEVTETSTAKVLSWTIDRAHSSIGFRVRHLGISFVNGVFTDYDATLQFDPNDLSTLKATLTLRVASINTGVERRDNHLRSPDFFDAERYPEIRFVSKEVRNLQGNQFQLVGDLTIKEVTKEVVLDVEFLGTAPGMQGELRAAFTARGTIDRFDYGLRWNRLTETGGVVVGREVTLLIDIEAVQEGA from the coding sequence ATGCGTGGCTTTCGCTTTCTGCTGTTGCCGGCCCTGCTTGTGCTGGGGGCCGGATTTCTGCAACCGACCGAGGTGACGGAGACGTCTACTGCTAAGGTCCTGAGCTGGACGATTGACAGGGCGCACAGCTCGATCGGTTTTCGGGTGCGTCACCTGGGTATCAGCTTTGTCAATGGCGTCTTTACAGACTACGATGCCACCTTGCAGTTCGATCCAAATGATCTAAGTACGCTGAAGGCAACCCTCACCCTCCGCGTAGCCAGCATCAACACGGGCGTTGAGCGGCGTGACAATCACCTGCGCTCGCCCGACTTTTTCGACGCGGAGCGGTATCCGGAGATCCGTTTTGTCAGTAAAGAAGTGCGCAACCTTCAGGGCAACCAATTTCAGCTGGTGGGTGATCTGACGATCAAGGAGGTAACGAAGGAGGTAGTGCTTGATGTAGAATTTCTGGGGACAGCTCCAGGCATGCAGGGGGAGTTGCGGGCAGCCTTTACGGCCCGCGGCACGATCGACCGCTTCGATTACGGATTGCGCTGGAACCGGCTTACCGAGACCGGCGGTGTCGTGGTGGGCCGTGAGGTGACGCTGTTGATCGATATTGAGGCTGTTCAGGAAGGCGCCTGA
- a CDS encoding folylpolyglutamate synthase/dihydrofolate synthase family protein: MEALRYLLSLPRFADQGKTAYRPGLARMEALLEAMGHPHRAYPCVHIAGTNGKGSTASLLAAIARAAGYRVGLHTSPHLWQIGERMRVDSTPASTAWLEAAVTRYRLVFEQVHPSFFEATVALSFLYFAEQQVDLAIVEVGLGGRLDATNVVQPCLAIITSIGFDHTDILGNTLEAIAREKAGIIKPGVPVLTAVTQPEARAVIHKTAMAQQAPLHHLWDEVCLERLVLEVPCMRLTARTPVRHYADLELALLGRHQATNALLALRAAELIFPEVVNDPHPIVQGLRHVKQLSGLRGRFDILQTRPLIVVDVAHNPDGLSAVLETLEAIHPIGSGQRYALWSALQDKDALTMAKQLVQAGFAVYIVALENPRAWSAIELIALVQQAGGQVLGAGTAASGWHLLQQRLGPEDVLLITGSHQVVATLPLARSSTGSLPCDSG, translated from the coding sequence ATGGAAGCCCTGCGTTACCTGCTATCGCTTCCTCGCTTTGCGGACCAGGGTAAGACGGCATACCGGCCCGGGCTGGCACGCATGGAAGCATTGCTGGAGGCCATGGGCCACCCACACCGCGCCTATCCGTGCGTGCATATTGCCGGGACCAACGGTAAGGGATCGACCGCTTCGTTGCTGGCGGCCATTGCTCGTGCGGCGGGATACCGGGTGGGATTGCACACCTCACCGCACCTCTGGCAGATCGGCGAACGCATGCGCGTCGATAGCACGCCCGCTTCGACGGCGTGGCTGGAAGCAGCCGTTACGCGCTACCGTCTGGTTTTCGAGCAGGTGCACCCCAGCTTCTTTGAGGCTACCGTGGCGCTCAGCTTCCTGTACTTTGCCGAACAGCAGGTTGATCTGGCCATCGTTGAGGTCGGACTGGGAGGACGGCTCGATGCCACCAACGTGGTGCAACCCTGCCTGGCGATCATCACTTCGATAGGTTTCGATCACACAGATATTCTGGGGAATACACTCGAAGCGATTGCTCGTGAAAAAGCGGGCATCATCAAGCCGGGGGTGCCTGTCCTCACGGCTGTCACCCAGCCGGAAGCCCGTGCCGTTATTCACAAGACGGCCATGGCTCAACAGGCGCCGTTACACCATCTCTGGGATGAAGTCTGTCTGGAAAGGCTGGTGCTGGAAGTGCCCTGCATGCGACTGACAGCTCGGACACCGGTGCGGCACTACGCCGACCTGGAGCTGGCACTGCTTGGCCGACACCAGGCAACCAATGCCCTTCTGGCACTCCGTGCTGCTGAGCTGATCTTCCCCGAAGTGGTGAACGACCCGCATCCCATCGTGCAGGGCCTACGTCACGTCAAACAGCTCAGTGGGCTGCGTGGTCGGTTCGACATCCTGCAGACCCGACCGCTGATCGTGGTGGACGTAGCGCACAATCCGGATGGACTGAGCGCCGTGCTGGAAACCCTCGAAGCCATCCATCCGATCGGAAGCGGACAACGCTATGCCCTCTGGAGTGCCTTGCAGGATAAAGACGCCTTGACAATGGCCAAACAACTGGTTCAGGCCGGATTTGCCGTATATATTGTAGCACTCGAAAATCCGCGTGCCTGGTCGGCTATTGAACTGATTGCCCTGGTGCAACAGGCTGGTGGTCAGGTACTGGGGGCCGGAACCGCCGCATCAGGCTGGCATTTATTGCAACAGCGGTTGGGCCCGGAGGATGTGCTGCTGATCACCGGTTCACACCAGGTAGTGGCCACCCTTCCACTGGCACGAAGCAGCACCGGCAGCCTGCCATGTGATTCTGGTTAA